One genomic region from Pirellulales bacterium encodes:
- a CDS encoding GDP-L-fucose synthase: protein MGSIAGKRVVVTGGAGFLGREVCRALEAYRPAAVLVPRSFEYDLRDPAAVRRLLRDMRPNVVVHLAAVVGGIGANRANPGRYFYENAIMGIQLMEAARLAEVDKFVVLGTICAYPKFTAVPFREQDLWNGYPEETNAPYGLAKKMLVVQAQAYRQQYGMNAISLLPVNLYGPGDNFDPESSHVIPALIRKAVEAREASRPFIEVWGTGSASREFLFVRDAAQAVAAATDLYNTPDPVNIGSGQEITIRELVELVCGICRFEGKIRWDSSKPDGQPRRCLDTTRAAAEFGFRASTSLVEGLRETAAWYEFNGRRTLNGTTAADRTAAANSVL, encoded by the coding sequence ATGGGATCGATCGCGGGAAAACGGGTCGTGGTGACCGGCGGGGCCGGTTTCTTGGGGCGTGAGGTCTGCCGCGCGCTCGAGGCCTATCGACCGGCGGCCGTTCTCGTGCCGCGGAGCTTTGAGTACGACCTGCGCGATCCGGCTGCGGTGCGGCGCCTGTTGCGCGACATGCGGCCGAACGTCGTGGTCCATCTAGCGGCGGTGGTCGGTGGTATCGGCGCCAACCGGGCCAATCCGGGCCGCTATTTCTACGAAAACGCCATCATGGGCATTCAACTTATGGAGGCGGCCCGCCTGGCGGAGGTCGATAAGTTCGTCGTGCTCGGGACGATCTGCGCCTACCCGAAATTCACCGCCGTGCCATTTCGCGAACAAGATTTGTGGAACGGCTACCCGGAGGAGACGAACGCTCCCTACGGTCTCGCAAAAAAAATGCTCGTGGTCCAAGCGCAGGCCTATCGCCAGCAATATGGGATGAACGCGATCAGCTTATTGCCGGTCAATCTATATGGTCCCGGCGACAACTTTGATCCCGAGTCGAGCCATGTGATCCCGGCGCTGATCCGCAAGGCGGTCGAAGCCCGCGAAGCTAGCCGGCCGTTCATCGAGGTCTGGGGGACCGGCAGCGCCTCGCGCGAGTTCTTGTTTGTGCGCGATGCCGCGCAGGCGGTTGCGGCGGCCACCGACCTATACAACACACCGGACCCGGTGAATATCGGTTCCGGCCAGGAGATCACGATCCGTGAGCTGGTCGAATTGGTTTGCGGCATCTGCCGGTTCGAGGGCAAAATCCGTTGGGACTCAAGCAAGCCTGACGGCCAGCCGCGGCGCTGCCTCGACACGACCCGCGCGGCGGCCGAGTTCGGCTTTCGCGCCAGCACGTCGCTCGTCGAGGGCCTTCGCGAAACGGCGGCCTGGTACGAATTCAACGGCCGCCGGACTTTGAATGGGACGACCGCCGCGGACCGCACGGCAGCGGCGAATAGTGTGTTATAA
- a CDS encoding transcription termination/antitermination NusG family protein: MTAVCDNVVLYPHDLLEIAGDDTSDRRWWVVYTRSRQEKVFCQQLRGLEVPHYLPLVKKTSYCRGRRFSSQVPLFSGYVFMHGTEHERLASLTTNRISQILAVDDGARLRHDLGQIYRLIASGAPVTLEQRLAPGRRVRIRHGALAGLEGTVLERRGGRRLFVAVDFLQQGASIDVEDFRLEPID, translated from the coding sequence ATGACGGCCGTTTGCGATAACGTCGTTCTCTATCCGCACGATTTGCTCGAAATCGCCGGCGACGATACTTCCGACCGACGATGGTGGGTTGTCTATACAAGATCGCGGCAGGAAAAAGTGTTTTGCCAGCAACTACGGGGACTTGAGGTTCCGCATTATCTGCCCCTGGTGAAGAAAACCTCCTACTGCCGCGGACGGCGATTTTCCTCGCAGGTGCCGCTGTTTTCCGGCTACGTGTTCATGCACGGGACGGAACACGAGCGGCTGGCGAGCCTGACGACCAATCGCATCAGTCAGATTCTGGCCGTGGACGATGGCGCCCGGCTCCGTCACGACCTGGGGCAGATTTATCGCTTGATCGCTTCCGGCGCGCCGGTGACGCTTGAACAGCGGCTGGCTCCCGGCCGACGGGTGCGGATTCGGCACGGCGCGCTGGCCGGATTGGAAGGGACGGTGTTGGAGCGTCGCGGCGGCCGCCGGCTGTTCGTGGCGGTCGATTTTCTCCAGCAAGGGGCGTCGATCGATGTCGAGGATTTTCGCCTGGAGCCGATCGATTGA